One part of the Mustela erminea isolate mMusErm1 chromosome 11, mMusErm1.Pri, whole genome shotgun sequence genome encodes these proteins:
- the LLCFC1 gene encoding LLLL and CFNLAS motif-containing protein 1 gives MGRPMNSLGSQLCRAAFLATILLLLRVKGVKPQKGNLDPNEKSQNEEIPSTDQDQEYFEEHFVASSEGEMWQTVDMTQQEDDRTSDTTALRDHLLDLAFCFNLASIMVFL, from the exons ATGGGCAGGCCCATGAAttccctgggctcccagctctgcagggcagCATTCCTGGCCACcatcctgctgctgctgcgggTCAAGGGGGTAAAGCCTCAGAAAGGCAACTTGGACCCCAACGAGAAGAGTCAGAATGAGGAGATACCCTCTACAG ACCAGGATCAAGAATACTTTGAAGAGCACTTTGTGGCCTCCTCAGAGGGTGAGATGTGGCAGACTGTGGATATGACCCAGCAAGAAGATGACAGGACATCAGACACAACAGCTCTTCGTGACCACCTATTGGACCTAGCCTTCTGCTTCAATCTGGCCAGCATCATGGTTTTTTTATGA